TCAGCCGAAAGACCAAGCTCAATTGTATGAATTTCAAGTCTTTTGAATACCTCTTCAATAGCAAAGGCTGCAGAATAAAAACCTTTATAAGGTGTAAATGCATGTGCTGGTACAACAAAAAGCTCAAAATCCTTTGCAATCTTTTCAAAATCTTCAATGTTTCCTTTGAAAACAGGACAGCTAAACTTAAGCTGATTAAAATACCTTTTACTTTGTTTTTTGAAATTGATTAGCTTATCAATACTTTCAAAAAAAATGAGGCAATGAAAATCATTTGAGTTATATCTCAGTTCAATCTCTGCAGCAGGAATAATCAAAATATTCTCATAATACAAATTATTATCTTTGAGGAGTATTCTTCCACAATCTATTAGACTTTCTACTTCAGAAATTACATCATCACACAACAAATCAACAATTCCAATTACGTCTAACCCCTTTTCCTCTCTTGACACCTTTAAAATATTTTCAATTGTAAGCTCCTTTGAGGATGGTATTTTTATGTATCTTCCATTTGAAAAACCAATATGCACGTGAAGGTCAGCATAGACTTTCATCCTTTATACTCTTGCTCCTCTAAAAACATTTTGGCAAAAAGCAGGCCAATTATTGTCTTTGCATCTTTAATTTCACCATTTTTAACCATCAAAATAGCTTCATCTAAGCTAACTTTAAAAACCTCAACAAATTCATCAAGGTCTGTGTGCGAACTGCCTTGAGAAAGTCCTCTTGCTAAATAAACATGTATAACCTCATTTGAAAATCCAGGAGTTGTATAGATTTCTGTGAGTTTTATAAACTCTTGTGCTCTAAAGCCTGTCTCTTCCTCAAGCTCTCTTTTTGCACAGCTAAGCGGGTCTTCATTTTTGTCAAGCTTTCCAGCAGGAAGTTCTATTATAACCTTTTCAATTGGTTTTCTGAACTGTTTGATTAGCACAACATTATTTTCTTGGTCTACTGGTACAACAACTGCTGCACCTGAATGCAGGACAATTGCCCTCTGAGAAGTTTTCCCATCCGGAAGTAAAACCTTGTCCACCTTTAAGCTAATGAATGAACCATCATAAATGAGTTTAGATTCTATCGTCTTTTCATAAAGGTCCATTTTCTACTTCATCTCCTTTGTAATTTTCTCAAGATATATTCTGCAGTGGCAAAAAGCTGTAGAAAATACTCCCTATCCTCTTCAAAACCTCTTCCCATTGTTTTTAGCAGAGGCTTGTACTTTACAATTATATTATCGTCAATCTCATTTATATGTGTTAAGCTGTGTTTTGTTCTGTAGTTGTTCAAAATCTTAAAAACCTTGGTAAAGAAAAGCTTGTCTTCAAATTCGAAAATAGGAATCTCTACAGAGGAATTTACATAACTTAGTATTGTAAGTGAATGATGGCTTATGAACTTATGTCTTTCTCTGCTCTCACTTTTAGAAACTCTTACAGGAAAAACAACTTTTCCACCAAACCTCGATATATCCTCAATCACATTTACAGCCTTATATGCACTGAACCCAAACTTTGTCCCTGTACCTACAATCCCAGGAAGTGGTGATATAATTGCAACTTGAGTATCCAAACTTTGGGAAAATATAAGGGAATTTATCTCATTTATACACTCAAAATCTCCATTGAACGCCTCTTGGCATGTTATTATATAATCAACAAAGTGGTTTTCTTTTAAAAATGTCAAATTGTTAGAAAGCTTTGCATTCAGCATTCCCCAGTCATTTATTATTGTTGTAATTTTTATATTCCTATCAAATTCTTTAAGATAAAGACAAACTGGTAAAAGCATGCTATGAAGCTCACATACTACGATAATCAAATTATTAAAATTTGGTATTCTATTAAAAAGATAAGGATTTTTTTCTTCCTCAGTCAGTACTGAAAACTGCAATGGCGTGTACCGAAGTTTCATAATGTGCCCTTTTGAAAGATTACAAAATGAATCAGTAGGCAGGATATAATCATATCCGCCACTTCCAAGTTTTAACTTTCTTGCTGTGGTGTTTACTAAAACCTCTTGCCCTATAACAACTTTTTTATTTATATCCAAGAAATTTATTGCAAGAAAGACATCTTTGTCTTCATATTCAACCTCAACCACCTGGTAACCATTTGCAAGCTCACATTCTCTTTTCACAATCCCTTTTTTTATCTCAAACACCTTTTTTGTCTTCCCCTTTTTTGTAAAATCATCTCTTCTCTTTAATCATACTTCTTGCAATCTCATCACACATGTTATTTAGTGTATCTGTGCTGTGACCTTTTACTTTTTCGAACTTTATATTGTGTATTTTAAGAAGCTCAATCAGCTCTTGCCACAAATCAATGTTTTTTACCTCTTCCTTTTCGGAGGTTCTCCAATTGTTTTTCTGCCATTTTTCAATCCAGTTTTGATTGATAGCATTTACAATATATGCAGAGTCAGTATAAACTGTAACTTTGCAAGGCTCTTTGAGAACCTTCAATCCTTCAATTATGGCTTTTAGCTCCATCCTATTGTTGGTAGTGTTTTCTTCAAAACCTTTTAATACCTTTTTAATACCTTTGTAAATCAGTATAGCACACCATCCACCAGGTCCGGGGTTTTTGCTGCAGGCTCCGTCTGTGTATATTACAACTTCTTTCATCTTTTTTCTCACACCTATAAAATACTTTTAGACCTCTCATAAGCTTTAATGATACCATCAATAATGGCACCCTTTAAAGCCCTTCTTTCAAATTCAACAAGTCCTTCAATCGTGGTACCACCTGGAGATGTAACCATATCCTTTACCTGGTAAGTAGTTAACATATTATTTTTCATGTTAACTACTGTACCATAAAAAAGTTTTAGAACAAGGTCATAGCTTTCTTGCTTAGAAAATCCGAGCTTTACTGCTGCGTCTATATAGCTTTCAACAAAGTGTGCGACAAATGCAGGACCACTTCCAAAGAGTGCTGTGATTGCATCCATAAATTTTTCATCAACAACTATCACTGCTCCCATACTCTTAAAAAGCTCTGTAACTTTATCTTTTTCCTCCTGCAAAACACTTTCTGAAAAGCAAACGCCCAAAATGCCCTCTTCAACATTTATATTTATATTTGGCATAACTCTGACAATCTTCTTATTACCAACTACATCTTTTATTCTTTCAACCGAAATTCCTGCTGCAATGGATACAATAATCTTATCCCCTACCACATCTTTTATTTTTCTTAAGACATTGAATATGTCTTTTGGCTTTACTGCAATTATTATTATATCACAGTTTAAAACAACTTCATTTTCACTCATCAGTTTCGTTACACCATAGAGCTCATTAAACTTCTCTGCCTTTGTCTCATCAACATCATAGCAGAACATCTGGTGTTTTTGTGTTTTTGTTATTGAACATGCAATTGAACTTGCCATATTGCCACAGCCTATTATTCCTATCTTCAATTTACCTCACCTCGTAATAAGTTGTTTGAGATTTGAAAATTTAAGCACTCTGAAAATAAAAAGAAAGATTGTGTAAACTGCTATACAGCCAATTACCAACACACTTCCTTGCACAATGTTAGAACTTTCGGTAAGTAGCCTAATTATTAAACTGCCTGTAATAACCATTATAGCACTTGAAATTACAATGTAAAGCAATTTGTTCACACTAAAAGCATTTATGTTTTGGTTTTTCAGCTCTAAAAAATTCACTAAGAAGATTACTGTATAGCACACTAAATTAGCCAAGATACAGCCTGCAATGTTCAAATTGTATATCACAATAAAAACAAACATACACGCAATTTTTATTACAATAGCAATTAGTATGCTTTTAACAGGCACCAAAAACTTGCCCAAACCTTGAAGAACAGAGGTTGAAAACTGAACCAGTGATATTACTAAAGTGATCAAAGACGAGAGTCTCAATACCTCACCGCCTGTTGGACTATTAAAAAATACGAGATTAATTATAATATCTGGAAAAAAGAAAAATGCTGCTACACAGGGTACATTTATTAAAAGTACATATTCTAAACCCTGAGCTATGAGTTCTTTTTTTTCGGACAAGGTTTTGGCTGATGACATATATGAAATAATACTAATTGCCATTGAAATACTAAATGTAAGTGGAACATGAATTAATGTCATTGCCTTTCCTGAGAAAATACCAAAAAGCTCAGATGTAAATCTATTTGGATAATGTCTCATGCTCATAAAATAGGGAAAAAAGAGTGAATCAGTTATTGAAATAGCAGACATCAAAAATGAAGAAAGAGAAAAATAAAACGTAAGGATAATAATCCTTCTTGCTATTGGTAGACTTTCTCTAAAAAGTGGTTGTAAATTTTTATTAAGATGCATCTGCTGCTTTTTAAAAGCTGCATAAAGAAAAGCTAATGAAACCAAAGCTCCTAAGCTTGCACCCAAAAGTGCACCTGCAACCGAAAGTGAAACGCCTCTTGCAAGTAAAATAATACACAGCACAAGACCAAAACCAACACGGCCTATTGATTCTAATATCTGGGATATTGAAGTTATATACATCTTTTTTATTCCATTAAAATACCCTCGGTAAGCCGACTGCACAGAAACAACAAAAAGCGCAGGTGCTAAAGCCAAATATGGAAAGAGCACCTCAGGTGGCCATTTAAAAATTGCTATTATCCTCTTTGCAGCAATTACATACAAAAGAGAAAATACAAATGAGAAGATTGTAATTGTAATCAAACTCATATAAAATGTAGCACTAATAGCCTTATAATCTCTTTCTGGATTATAAGTTGAAATAAACTTTGCAACTGCTAACGAAAAACCTGTCATGCTAAATGTCAAGATAGTAGTATAAATGGGATAAGGCAGCTGATACAACCCTATCCCATAGTCTCCAACTATATTTATGAGCGGTACCTTCAAAAGAATTCCTACAAACTTTGCAAAAATTGAACCTATTGATAGCACAAGGGCGGAATATATTAATCCTTTTTTCATGAGTTTTTTAAAAAATTTTTAGTCTTATTAATAAGTGTATGTATAAACTTCTTTTTTAAAAACTTCTTTTACTTTGCCTTGGAAGATTTTTTGAGCTTTAATCTCAATTTATCGCTTATCAATGCAATAAATTCAGCATTTGTGGGTTTTCCCCTTTCTTGGGATGTTGAGTATCCAAAGTACTTGTAAAGAGCATCTACTTTGCCCCTTGTTGATGAAATTTCAATGGCATGTCGAATAGCTCTTTCAACTCTTGTTGGAGTTGTATTGTACTTTTCGGCAATCAAAGGATATAATGCCTTTGTAATACCGTTTATCAAATCAGCATCTAATGTTGCCTCAATTATGGCATCTCTTAAAAACTGGTAACCTCTTACATGCGCAGGAATACCAAGCTCTTTTAAAATCTCTGATACTTCACTCTCTAAGTCAACCTGGTTTATACTATTCTTTGTTGATGACTGATTGATCATTCCTTCTGGTAACTCTTTTTTGACGGGAAGGTTAAAAACAAGCTGCCTGACTCTTTCTATCATGACATTCAAGTCAAAAGGCTTTACAAAATAGTACAGAGCACCCATGTTAACAGCCTTTTGAGAAATGTTCTCCTGTCCAACTGCAGAGATTACAATTATGTTTGGTTTGGTTTTCATGGTAGATAAATTCTCAATCACGCCTATTCCATCTAAATAGGGCATTATAATGTCAAGCATTAAAAGATCAGGTTTTAGCTCCTCTACAACCTTTAATGTTTCAACTCCATCATAAGAGTTTCCCACAACCATAAAATCTGGCTGTGAATTGAAAACTTCAGTAAGAAGCATATTGAATTGTCTGTTGTCATCAGCAATGACAACTCTCAGTTTTTCCATATATCTCCCTCATTTTATTGTGTTATATACATAAAAATTCAACAATTGATGGAAACATCCTTTTAGCAATAACCGACAAATTTATCTTATTCTATTTGTCATATTTATCATATTTTCAATAAAAACAGCATAACCTTTATCTGGTTCTTTCATAAACACATGTGTAACAGCCCCTACCAGCTTGTTATCTTGGATAATTGGAGAACCGCTCATACCCTGAACAATTCCACCTGTAATTTTTATGAGTCTTTTGTCAGTAACTTTAATCACCAAGGCCTTTGTCGAATTTCTATAAAGTGGCAAAATCTTCTCTACCTTTACCTTAAACTTTTGGATACTATTTGAAATATCTGTTATAATATACGCATCACCAACATGAACATCTTGCGCTCTTGCAACCTCATAGTTAACCCCATATCTTAAAAAATCTTTATCTATTAATTTTCCATATACCCCAAACTGACTGTTAATCAGAATATTTCCAACAACTGCATTTTCATCAATATTTCCTATGACTTCACCAATTTCCTGGTATTCATTCTTTTTTATGTCGATTACCTCTGCTTTATAAACTTGACCTTCTTTCAAATCAAGTAGTATGTTTGTGTCGATGTCTGAAATTCCATGTCCAAGCGCACCAAACGTACCTCTTTTCTTGTCCACAAATGTAAGTGTTCCTATACCGCTTGTGCCGTCTCTAACCCAAAGGCCTATTTTATAGACTCCCTCGCTGCTGAGTATAGGTCTGATTTTAACCTCTTTA
This Caldicellulosiruptor changbaiensis DNA region includes the following protein-coding sequences:
- a CDS encoding NUDIX domain-containing protein, which gives rise to MDLYEKTIESKLIYDGSFISLKVDKVLLPDGKTSQRAIVLHSGAAVVVPVDQENNVVLIKQFRKPIEKVIIELPAGKLDKNEDPLSCAKRELEEETGFRAQEFIKLTEIYTTPGFSNEVIHVYLARGLSQGSSHTDLDEFVEVFKVSLDEAILMVKNGEIKDAKTIIGLLFAKMFLEEQEYKG
- a CDS encoding DUF3866 family protein, which produces MFEIKKGIVKRECELANGYQVVEVEYEDKDVFLAINFLDINKKVVIGQEVLVNTTARKLKLGSGGYDYILPTDSFCNLSKGHIMKLRYTPLQFSVLTEEEKNPYLFNRIPNFNNLIIVVCELHSMLLPVCLYLKEFDRNIKITTIINDWGMLNAKLSNNLTFLKENHFVDYIITCQEAFNGDFECINEINSLIFSQSLDTQVAIISPLPGIVGTGTKFGFSAYKAVNVIEDISRFGGKVVFPVRVSKSESRERHKFISHHSLTILSYVNSSVEIPIFEFEDKLFFTKVFKILNNYRTKHSLTHINEIDDNIIVKYKPLLKTMGRGFEEDREYFLQLFATAEYILRKLQRR
- the rnhA gene encoding ribonuclease HI; translation: MKEVVIYTDGACSKNPGPGGWCAILIYKGIKKVLKGFEENTTNNRMELKAIIEGLKVLKEPCKVTVYTDSAYIVNAINQNWIEKWQKNNWRTSEKEEVKNIDLWQELIELLKIHNIKFEKVKGHSTDTLNNMCDEIARSMIKEKR
- the proC gene encoding pyrroline-5-carboxylate reductase is translated as MKIGIIGCGNMASSIACSITKTQKHQMFCYDVDETKAEKFNELYGVTKLMSENEVVLNCDIIIIAVKPKDIFNVLRKIKDVVGDKIIVSIAAGISVERIKDVVGNKKIVRVMPNININVEEGILGVCFSESVLQEEKDKVTELFKSMGAVIVVDEKFMDAITALFGSGPAFVAHFVESYIDAAVKLGFSKQESYDLVLKLFYGTVVNMKNNMLTTYQVKDMVTSPGGTTIEGLVEFERRALKGAIIDGIIKAYERSKSIL
- a CDS encoding putative polysaccharide biosynthesis protein → MLSIGSIFAKFVGILLKVPLINIVGDYGIGLYQLPYPIYTTILTFSMTGFSLAVAKFISTYNPERDYKAISATFYMSLITITIFSFVFSLLYVIAAKRIIAIFKWPPEVLFPYLALAPALFVVSVQSAYRGYFNGIKKMYITSISQILESIGRVGFGLVLCIILLARGVSLSVAGALLGASLGALVSLAFLYAAFKKQQMHLNKNLQPLFRESLPIARRIIILTFYFSLSSFLMSAISITDSLFFPYFMSMRHYPNRFTSELFGIFSGKAMTLIHVPLTFSISMAISIISYMSSAKTLSEKKELIAQGLEYVLLINVPCVAAFFFFPDIIINLVFFNSPTGGEVLRLSSLITLVISLVQFSTSVLQGLGKFLVPVKSILIAIVIKIACMFVFIVIYNLNIAGCILANLVCYTVIFLVNFLELKNQNINAFSVNKLLYIVISSAIMVITGSLIIRLLTESSNIVQGSVLVIGCIAVYTIFLFIFRVLKFSNLKQLITR
- the spo0A gene encoding sporulation transcription factor Spo0A, with the protein product MEKLRVVIADDNRQFNMLLTEVFNSQPDFMVVGNSYDGVETLKVVEELKPDLLMLDIIMPYLDGIGVIENLSTMKTKPNIIVISAVGQENISQKAVNMGALYYFVKPFDLNVMIERVRQLVFNLPVKKELPEGMINQSSTKNSINQVDLESEVSEILKELGIPAHVRGYQFLRDAIIEATLDADLINGITKALYPLIAEKYNTTPTRVERAIRHAIEISSTRGKVDALYKYFGYSTSQERGKPTNAEFIALISDKLRLKLKKSSKAK
- the spoIVB gene encoding SpoIVB peptidase is translated as MKKVVFSIFLFYLIATTLFFIYLNITPDYLTCYKSDKCVSIKTPVFVDVSSVNNNVLKTIKNNLLFKTSTFYLNNKSNSLICELRIGAIPLKVLKISIIEQKDLIVMGRFVGIKLMTNGILVIGYSYVYSENSKPKIPAREAGVQIGDQIISANGQKLRDCDQLFKIINSSQGKTVTLLVKRGEYYKEVKIRPILSSEGVYKIGLWVRDGTSGIGTLTFVDKKRGTFGALGHGISDIDTNILLDLKEGQVYKAEVIDIKKNEYQEIGEVIGNIDENAVVGNILINSQFGVYGKLIDKDFLRYGVNYEVARAQDVHVGDAYIITDISNSIQKFKVKVEKILPLYRNSTKALVIKVTDKRLIKITGGIVQGMSGSPIIQDNKLVGAVTHVFMKEPDKGYAVFIENMINMTNRIR